In the genome of Paraburkholderia azotifigens, the window GCGAAGCAACCTCACTTGGAGATTTCGGGCAATTCGCGAATCCTCAGTCGGTGTTCGCGTTCGCACTACGGTGTGGTACAGCATTGCGGACGATGAGCCATTGCCGCGCGCACCGTTGGGTTGCCGTCAAGGCACCTGAGCCCATAAAACTGTGAGCGCTCTTCAGCCAGAATCAGAGGGGTGGAGCTTCCAGAACTGACAATGAGGTTTTGTGCGGACCGAGGACTGCCATCATTTTTAGGTCGTTTGGCGTCGCGCTCGGGCATGCAGGAGATGGCATCGATGATTCATTCTGAAATGTACCGATTTCCCTACACACGTAAGGGGGGAATGCACCGTACGTACGACGTGACTATCAATCTTCTTTGCCGTGACTCGGGCGTGTTCGCCTATGAAGCATGGGTTCGCCATGGCGGCAAGTTCAAGGGAAATGGCCTTGTATTTCCATTAGTGTCGCGAACAACGGCGCAGGCAGCAGCTGAAGAACGAGCGCGCATCGAGGATCATATAGAGAATCTGCTCGGCGTCGCTGAATGAAAACTGCGGCCACCTGAGTGCAGAAGAAGTTCGATTACAAGTTTTCAAAAAATTGCTTCCGGTATCCAGCAGTAATCGGCAAATCCGTGCGAGCCTGATATTGCCTGTTTAACCGTTCGCTTCACGAAATATCAAGAGGAGATAACTCATGCGACTGTTATCGATTGTCGATACAGCTGCCGAACTGCGCACACGGTAGGTACAGCGCGACGCTCGAATTTGCAATGACCATTCCGCTACGATCTTGTCGTCCGGTGCGCCAACTGACGTTGTTCAAGAAACGAACCCTGCACGACTGACGGAATGGAACGCGCCATAACGGAGGATTGCAATCGCCTCAGCGTCTGACTGGGAAGGGGCGCGAGCGTAGGCGACTGCCCATCGGCCGCAGACATCGCGATAACGGATATGATAGGTGTGCATGGCAGCCTCCCGTGGCATCACGGTCAATGAGTCGTTGATCGGTCAGTCGCCCGGGCGATGGGCGCGCGAAGGTTCTGGCTAACGGTCTTCTTATGTATGTTGTAAAAGCGAACGGTCACCGATCGCTGATAGAAGATCGTCTTGACGGAGTTGGACTGATCTCTTGCAATAACGGTAGACGAACGACCAACAGAAACCTATTGTACGAACGGTCACGGCAAGCACCCCGTGAGCATAAGGCGCGCACACCTACGGATAGCTCTCTGACGTCCGGGCGAGCGTATGTAAGGCGTGAGGCGCTCTCGTTGAGGTCGTCACCGTAAGTCCGTCATACGCAGGTATTGGAGGGCGATTCCTATGACTCGTGAATGTAGCGGCGGCAAGGCACTGTGAGCGCCCCGTGTTTGCCGTGCGGCGATTCGCAGCCGCAATGTTGCTGTACCGTTGGTGGCCACCTTTCGACTTTGTACCGGGTCCGACGAATGAAGCGTGTCCCGTGCTGTCTGCCGCCGAAAGTGCTCGAGGTGTGTTCTGTGAATGGCTGCTTGAATGGGCGCCCCGGACGATAGGAATCTTCAACGCGCGACTGTTTCTATGCAAAAATGGAGAGACAAGATGCGAAAGAGTTGCAGTAGATGGACTCGTCAAGCCAGGTTGACTGAATGTTGCCGGATCGGGTAAGTGCCCGTCTGGCAATCATATGCAACGGTCGTTAGCAATCGAACGCCACGGTCGGTCCGGTTGCGCAGCCCCAGGTTACGCAGCGCATGAACCTGCATATCAAGCTAGCGGTCGTAGAACTTGAAGGGATGCGCGCCGATCGAAGACGACTGGGCAGATGATGCCACGCCATTGCGCACTGGCTGTCCATTTCCAGGCCATAGCGAGCAAAACGCAATTTCCAGGAGGCCATACGCCTTCGTAGGCCACCATCACTGCCCAAACTTGCATCCCTTTATTGGTTGCGTTGATGTGAACCCGACGTCGAAGTCCCATCAGCAATGCCACCTTCCCCTGCAGCCGAGGTTTGCACGGCCGAATCTGACTTCGTAAACCCTTCGGTCTCGACAGTAGCGTTGCCGCGATGCGATGTGCCAACTAGCGCCGCATTGGATGCAAGAGTCGCGACGCTTTGGCCTCGTTGTGATGCCGGAGCACCCTGTGCCGGGTGGTAGAACGGTGCAGGTCCATAGCCACTGGCGAAGACCGGTGTGACGAAAGAAAATGAAGCGGCAACCAAAATCGAGGCAAGAACCTTCTTATCCATTTTTAACTCCATGTGCGGTTAATGTTGAATGCCGTCACTTGATTACCCGAGCATCAATTCGGCGTTGACGACAGCGTCATGGTGATACGCCTTATGTTGCAACGTGTTCATCCAGTGGTTAGGAGCCTCTACTTTATGCCTGCCGCGTTCCATTTTCGAGACTTCCCTGGCTCAATAAAGTGCTCAAAAGTATCGAAATGGTGACGCGATTTTTCCTGCGTCGCGCCGCTGGTTCGTACGGCACAAGTCGTCTCGTATTGGTTCGGATGCTTTCGCGTATCGACGAGCAGTCGTGAATGCCTTTCCCGACGTAAGCTGGCTGCAACGACGCCACACCGACTCCGTAAGACGTTTCCGGCGTGTGGTCCGTCCGCTGCTATGCCCCGTTTGACTTGATGCGCGCCTCAGAGCGGGCGAACCGGCACATTGCTAGTCTTGATAAATGGAGAAATCGGGACGATCTCCTATGAGGCTCAAGTGGCGACGCCGACTACCGCACCGCGCCGACGTCACGCTTAACGAGACAGGGCGGGAACGTCATGCGAGTCCAAATCATCTAGAATATCAACTGGGGTCGTGTGCCGGTGACATGAACTGTCCGACGAAAAAGACGTGACGTGACTGCGTCAGTTTGCCATTCTGGCGGAGCAGAACGGTACCGGTGGCCGTCGCACTAGGGGTCGTTTATCGAAGCGCACAGCGCCGTCGATTACGTATGATGCATTCGCTGCATGCAAGCATTATCAATCGGGAGGGGGAGATGAGTTCCGGTTCGCCTTCGATTTCAACCCAGAGTCCACATGACCAGGAACCGGTGGTCTACGTCGTCGACGACGACGAGTCGATGCGCGTCGCCCTTGGAAACTTGCTTCGATCGGCCGGGTTACGCGTAGAGGCCTTCGAATCGTCAAGGGACTTCCTCGCTTTTCCGAAGTACGGGGCGCCCAGTTGTCTTATTCTCGATGTCAGGTTGCGTGGCGAAAGTGGCCTCGCCTTCCAGGAACATATTGGGAAGAGCGAGGTCCACATGCCGATCGTATTCATGACCGGGCACGGAGACATTCCGATGACAGTCCAGGCGATGAAAGCGGGTGCAGTCGATTTTCTCGCGAAGCCGTTTCGCGACCAGGATATGCTTGACGCCGTCACCAATGCGTTGGCGCTCGATGCTGAGCGTCTCGACGCCGAGAAATCGATCGCCGCGCTCCGTATTGCTTAT includes:
- a CDS encoding response regulator transcription factor; this translates as MSSGSPSISTQSPHDQEPVVYVVDDDESMRVALGNLLRSAGLRVEAFESSRDFLAFPKYGAPSCLILDVRLRGESGLAFQEHIGKSEVHMPIVFMTGHGDIPMTVQAMKAGAVDFLAKPFRDQDMLDAVTNALALDAERLDAEKSIAALRIAYDTLTLREREVMAFVVAGLMNKQIAAEMNLSVITVKIHRGHLMRKMAARSVADLVRKSELLGVKARSLKTC